In Limanda limanda chromosome 21, fLimLim1.1, whole genome shotgun sequence, a genomic segment contains:
- the LOC133028179 gene encoding 5-hydroxytryptamine receptor 3A-like, protein MLGGVLFLLLLLPGGASADEQNCSYQDVLDHLNLTQRSKMFYMNRPVKNYKTPTKVYLDLLLYAILEVQEKDQKFVPYVWITMWWKNDFISWDPEEFCGMEFVSIPNELIWKPDITIVEMTERDSAPPSPYVSLTFRGNVEIVNDLVLTSTCRMQIYKFPFDTQSCNLTFKSFIHSDEEIELVRYLNSEEITEDSREVMRIQSEWLFINITVSSITEKPYKHNYTSVIYTINMKRRSALYIVNFILPILFLLCLDLSSFMISDSGGEKLGFKITVLLAITVMQLILNDILPSSSNRIPLIAVYCIGVFSLMMLSLMETVLVMYLIQKDSAPRDGDETEEEGRSLREDKRDSNKQFYSKSKFKFGLQVRSPGKRASEPNVFQEFQNSSSRLMEESHVSERLLYEIKALTLFLKSREEEPKPGYWTRVAQRINKAFCVFYFSCAVLFLIYMFINWNYDLSKEATEESKELMRTQYEWLFNDIKVCSETINSFDVIIYTINMKRRSILYIVNFLLPVLFFLFLDLASFLISDNGGEKLSFKVTVLLANK, encoded by the exons ATGCTCGGTggcgtcctcttcctcctgctcctcctcccag GGGGGGCGTCCGCTGATGAGCAGAACTGCAGTTATCAGGATGTCTTAGACCACTTGAACCTCACCCAAAGGTCCAAAATGTTCTACATGAACCGACCTGTTAAAAACTACAAGACGCCCACAAAGGTCTACTTGGATTTGCTGCTCTATGCCATTCTAGAAGTG CAAGAGAAGGACCAGAAATTCGTCCCTTACGTTTGGATCACAATG tgGTGGAAAAATGATTTCATCAGTTGGGATCCTGAAGAGTTTTGTGGAATGGAATTTGTGTCCATTCCTAATGAATTAATTTGGAAGCCAGATATCACGATTGTGGAGAT gacagagagggactCGGCCCCTCCTAGTCCTTATGTCAGCCTTACATTTCGGGGTAACGTGGAGATTGTGAATGATCTGGTCCTGACCAGCACCTGCAGGATGCAGATTTACAAGTTCCCCTTCGACACTCAGAGCTGCAACCTCACCTTCAAGTCATTCATTCACTCTG ACGAGGAAATCGAACTGGTCCGTTACCTCAACTCCGAAGAGATCACTGAGGACTCTCGAGAAGTGATGCGGATCCAGTCTGAGTGGCTGTTCATCAACATCACAGTCTCCAGCATAACAGAGAAACCTTATAAGCACAACTACACCTCGGTCATTTACACA ATCAACATGAAGAGGAGGTCGGCTCTCTACATCGTCAACTTCATCCTGCCCATCCTGTTCTTACTCTGTCTGGACTTGTCCTCCTTCATGATCTCGGACAGCGGCGGCGAGAAGCTGGGCTTCAAGATCACCGTGCTGCTCGCCATCACCGTCATGCAGCTTATTCTGAATGACATTCTTCCGTCATCGTCAAACAGGATTCCACTGATCG CGGTTTACTGCATCGGGGTTTTTTCTCTGATGATGCTCAGCCTCATGGAGACGGTTCTAGTGATGTATCTGATCCAGAAAGACTCGGCGCCACGAGACGGTGACGAGACGGAAGAGGAAGGCCGAAGCCTGAGAGAAGACAAACGAG AttcaaataaacagttttactCCAAGTCCAAGTTCAAGTTCGGTCTCCAAGTTCGGTCTCCTGGTAAAAGGGCTTCAGAACCTAATGTTTTCCAAGAG TTTCAGAATAGCAGCAGCCGACTAATGGAGGAGAGTCACGTCTCAGAAAGGCTGTTATACGAGATAAAAGCTTTGACTCTGTTCctgaagagcagagaagaagaaccgAAACCTGGATACTGGACCCGAGTGGCTCAAAGAATCAACAAGGCTTTCTGCGTTTTCTACTTCAGCTGTGCTGTACTGTTTTTAATCTATATGTTCATTAATTGGAACTATGACCT CTCGAAAGAGGCCACAGAGGAATCCAAGGAGTTGATGCGGACGCAGTACGAGTGGCTGTTCAACGACATAAAGGTCTGCAGTGAGACCATCAACTCGTTTGACGTCATCATTTACACT ATCAACATGAAGAGGAGGTCCATCCTCTACATCGTCAACTTCCTTCTGCCcgtcctcttcttcctgtttctggACTTGGCCTCCTTCCTGATCTCAGACAACGGCGGCGAGAAGCTGAGCTTCAAGGTCACCGTGCTGCTCGCAAATAAATGA
- the lrrc59 gene encoding leucine-rich repeat-containing protein 59 isoform X2 → MSKSSRVLNLRDKVSGNEMDLSLCNLTEVPVRELALFPKVTFVDLSCNNITSLPPEFCNLTHLIKVDLSKNQLTCLPDDLGNLVYLQHLDLYNNKLNVLPVSFSQLRSLRWLDLKDNPLEAGLAKAAGDCLDEKQCKQCSSKVLQHMREIQDEVDRAREKRLLREKELERKREVKQREREAKEKEVRKREKAEEKEKRRKEYNAQRAAAAAKEQQKKKSEEKKKKNGQAADKKVVVISAPKPRRSLLGLLFKLLLLLLLGLAGVAAACQLTDLRKEDVCVPINIAVADGLSWAREQEGVVRQLVHNLSSAAKEFLESTQTSKN, encoded by the exons ATGAGTAAAAGCAGCCGAGTGTTGAACCTGAGGGACAAAGTCAGCGGGAACGAGATGGACCTGAGCCTGTGTAACCTCACCGAGGTCCCGGTCCGAGAGCTG GCTCTATTCCCCAAAGTGACTTTTGTGGACTTGTCCTGCAACAACATCACGTCCCTCCCT CCAGAGTTCTGCAACCTGACCCACCTCATCAAGGTGGATCTGAGCAAAAACCAGCTGACCTGTTTGCCAGACGACCTAGGGAACCTGGTGTACCTTCAACATCTGGATCTGTACAACAACAAGTTGAATGTTCTGCCCGTCAGCTTCTCCCAGCTCAGG AGTCTGAGGTGGTTGGATCTGAAGGACAACCCTCTGGAGGCCGGCCTGGCCAAGGCAGCAGGAGACTGTCTGGACGAGAAGCAGTGCAAACAATGTTCCTCCAAG GTTCTGCAGCACATGAGAGAGATTCAGGACGAGGTCGATCGCGCTCGAGAGAAGCGTCTTCTGAGGGAAAAAG agctggagaggaagcgGGAGGTGAAGCAGAGGGAGCGGGAGGCCAAGGAGAAGGAGGTGCGTAAGCGAGAGAaggcggaggagaaggagaagaggaggaaagagtaCAACGCTCAGAGGGCGGCCGCAGCTGCTAAggaacaacagaagaagaagagcgaggagaagaagaagaagaacggaCAGGCGGCAG ATAAAAAGGTTGTCGTGATATCGGCTCCTAAACCTCGACGCTCTCTCCTCGGCCTCCTGTtcaaactcctcctcctgctgctgctgggattgGCCGGAGTGGCCGCCGCCTGCCAGCTGACCGACCTGAGGAAGGAAGACGTGTGCGTGCCGATCAACATCGCCGTGGCCGACGGCCTCTCCTGGGCCAGGGAGCAGGAGGGCGTGGTCAGACAGCTGGTGCACAACCTGTCGTCTGCTGCGAAGGAGTTTCTTGAATCCACGCAAACGTCCAAGAACTAA
- the lrrc59 gene encoding leucine-rich repeat-containing protein 59 isoform X1, which yields MSKSSRVLNLRDKVSGNEMDLSLCNLTEVPVRELALFPKVTFVDLSCNNITSLPPEFCNLTHLIKVDLSKNQLTCLPDDLGNLVYLQHLDLYNNKLNVLPVSFSQLRSLRWLDLKDNPLEAGLAKAAGDCLDEKQCKQCSSKVLQHMREIQDEVDRAREKRLLREKELERKREVKQREREAKEKEVRKREKAEEKEKRRKEYNAQRAAAAAKEQQKKKSEEKKKKNGQAAADKKVVVISAPKPRRSLLGLLFKLLLLLLLGLAGVAAACQLTDLRKEDVCVPINIAVADGLSWAREQEGVVRQLVHNLSSAAKEFLESTQTSKN from the exons ATGAGTAAAAGCAGCCGAGTGTTGAACCTGAGGGACAAAGTCAGCGGGAACGAGATGGACCTGAGCCTGTGTAACCTCACCGAGGTCCCGGTCCGAGAGCTG GCTCTATTCCCCAAAGTGACTTTTGTGGACTTGTCCTGCAACAACATCACGTCCCTCCCT CCAGAGTTCTGCAACCTGACCCACCTCATCAAGGTGGATCTGAGCAAAAACCAGCTGACCTGTTTGCCAGACGACCTAGGGAACCTGGTGTACCTTCAACATCTGGATCTGTACAACAACAAGTTGAATGTTCTGCCCGTCAGCTTCTCCCAGCTCAGG AGTCTGAGGTGGTTGGATCTGAAGGACAACCCTCTGGAGGCCGGCCTGGCCAAGGCAGCAGGAGACTGTCTGGACGAGAAGCAGTGCAAACAATGTTCCTCCAAG GTTCTGCAGCACATGAGAGAGATTCAGGACGAGGTCGATCGCGCTCGAGAGAAGCGTCTTCTGAGGGAAAAAG agctggagaggaagcgGGAGGTGAAGCAGAGGGAGCGGGAGGCCAAGGAGAAGGAGGTGCGTAAGCGAGAGAaggcggaggagaaggagaagaggaggaaagagtaCAACGCTCAGAGGGCGGCCGCAGCTGCTAAggaacaacagaagaagaagagcgaggagaagaagaagaagaacggaCAGGCGGCAG CAGATAAAAAGGTTGTCGTGATATCGGCTCCTAAACCTCGACGCTCTCTCCTCGGCCTCCTGTtcaaactcctcctcctgctgctgctgggattgGCCGGAGTGGCCGCCGCCTGCCAGCTGACCGACCTGAGGAAGGAAGACGTGTGCGTGCCGATCAACATCGCCGTGGCCGACGGCCTCTCCTGGGCCAGGGAGCAGGAGGGCGTGGTCAGACAGCTGGTGCACAACCTGTCGTCTGCTGCGAAGGAGTTTCTTGAATCCACGCAAACGTCCAAGAACTAA
- the nat9 gene encoding N-acetyltransferase 9 — MKINENISLEGHRVLLVPYNENHVSRYHQWMKCPVLQQLTASEPLTLEQEHAMQRSWREDGDKCTFIILDKELWTDPSVEEVQCMLGDVNIFLTDPTDPSLAELEVMIAEASYRAKGLGKEVTRMMMSYGVTKLGVKKFQVKIGLDNEISVGMFKKLDFQEVSVCKVFKEVTLEMTVDEDVRTRLLNDTAFMKERDYTQACRDRQELLSQ, encoded by the exons ATGAAGATAAATGAGAACATTTCACTGGAGGGACACAGAGTCCTGCTGGTTCCTTACAATGAGAATCACGTGTCCAG gtATCACCAGTGGATGAAGTGtcctgtgctgcagcagctgacgGCCTCCGAGCCGCTGACCCTGGAGCAGGAGCACGCCatgcagaggagctggagggaggACGGAGACA AGTGCACGTTCATCATCCTGGACAAGGAGCTGTGGACGGACCCCAGCGTGGAGGAGgtgcagtgcatgctgggagacgTCAACATCTTCCTGACGGACCCCACGGACCCGTCCTTGGCTGAGCTGGAGGTCATGATTGCAG AGGCCAGTTACAGAGCGAAGGGCCTCGGGAAGGAGGTGACACGCATGATGATGAGCTACG GTGTCACCAAACTCGGGGTCAAAAAGTTTCAAGTGAAAATCGGGCTGGACAACGAGATCAGCGTGGGCATGTTCAAGAAACTTGACTTCCAGGAG gtgtcGGTGTGTAAGGTGTTCAAAGAGGTGACCCTGGAGATGACGGTGGACGAGGACGTGCGGACGAGGCTCCTGAACGACACGGCCTTCATGAAGGAGAGGGACTACACACAGGCCTGCAGGGACAGACAGGAGCTGCTCTCACAGTGA
- the syt15 gene encoding synaptotagmin-15, which translates to MADRVSLLAAGLSLGLLTLLLLVLLWFCLWRRKKKDQSLYQELPSPVPSVPSGSAPVIQVSQCSWTTPSEIPFTLPPRFTTRTRGEVQTEEEEEVKMKMEPQHDTLAHRGSLSVRSLYPVGTLLAGLYSVPPLKEVVAPPPGMATCLCFSVEYRRSGEQVMVTLFRLGNVPPRFHGNITLVELRLLPDDRRPRQAKARGSGPDPEFNDCFIFQVSGVCVPRSVLSVCVLSVEQNGKRHAVGRVLLPLEGELGRAGRVLWRDLETEDDTQNSELGDMQISLSYSPTLQRLSVVVLRARGLQLLTDAGVCVQVSLQIHTQVVKMKRSCTVTADTEPHFNHRMTFKLRVQHLDEACLSFQLQQPTDVPSEPPVLLGVLVLGPFMYARGQQLQHWMDMVNTPQEPVRLWHRLSRAT; encoded by the exons ATGGCAG ACCGGGTGTCCCTGTTGGCTGCTGGTCTGTCTCTCGGCCTcctgacgctgctgctgctggttctgctgtggttctgcctgtggaggaggaagaagaaggaccAGAGTCTTTACCAGGAGCTGCCGTCCCCGGTTCCTTCAGTCCCATCCGGCTCTGCTCCCGTCATCCAGGTGTCTCAGTGCTCATGGACCAC ACCCAGTGAGATCCCGTTCACTTTGCCTCCTCGCTTCACTACACGAACTCGGGGTGAAGTGcagacggaggaggaagaggaggtgaagatgaagatggagccGCAGCACGACACACTAGCCCATCGAGGGTCACTCTCAGTGAGGA GTTTGTATCCGGTGGGGACGCTCCTCGCCGGCCTCTACTCGGTTCCTCCTCTCAAGGAGGTGGTGGCTCCTCCGCCCGGCATGGCCACCTGcctctgcttctctgtggaGTACCGACGCAGCGGCGAGCAGGTTATGGTCACGTTGTTCCGTCTGGGCAACGTCCCGCCTCGTTTCCACGGCAACATCACGCTGGTGGAGCTTCGGCTTCTCCCTGACGACCGGCGGCCCCGCCAGGCCAAGGCCCGCGGCTCGGGGCCCGACCCCGAGTTCAACGACTGCTTCATCTTCCAG GTGTCGGGAGTGTGTGTTCCTCGGAGcgtcctgagtgtgtgtgtgttgagcgtGGAGCAGAACGGGAAACGCCACGCGGTGGGCAGGGTGCTGCTCCCCCTGGAGGGCGAGCTGGGTCGGGCCGGACGGGTTCTGTGGAGAGACCTGGAGACCGAGGACGACACACAG AATTCAGAGTTGGGTGATATGCAGATCTCCCTCAGTTACAGCCCGACTCTACAGCGCCTCTCTGTGGTGGTTCTAAGAGCTCGGGGCCTTCAGCTGCTCACGGACGCAG gtgtgtgtgtccaggtgagTTTACAGATACACACTCAGGTGGTGAAGATGAAGCGCAGCTGTACAGTGACAGCAGACACCGAGCCGCACTTCAACCACAGGATGACCTTTAAACTCCGCGTGCAGCACCTGGACGAGGCCTGTCTGAgcttccagctgcagcagccgaCCGACGTCCCCTCAG AGCCTCCGGTCCTGCTGGGAGTTCTGGTTCTGGGGCCCTTCATGTACGCCAGgggccagcagctgcagcactggATGGACATGGTGAACACGCCACAGGAGCCCGTCAGGCTGTGGCACAGACTGAGCAGGGCCACTTAG